The genome window GGCTTGGTCTGTTGCTGCGTCGGTAATCAAAAAGGCGTCCACCCGTGTCGGGCCGACGCCTTCGGTTCTGAAAGGGCGAGGGACTCAAGCGCGACGACGACGCAGCGCCGTCAGGCCACCCAGGGCGAGCAGTGCCGCACTGGTGGGCTCCGGAACGAGCGTGTTGCCGAAGTTGTCGAACGTGCCGTCGAAGCCACCGACAATGTCGGCACCGGTACCGGTCAGGAAGAGAGCCCCGACGACCGAATCGGCCGACTGGGCGACGCCACTGAGGGCAAAGTTAATCTCCTCACCGCTGAAGACCAGGCTGCCGTCCTTGTAGACGTTGAGCGTGCCGTCAGCGAGCACCTCGGTGCCAAGCTGGAACTCCTCGCCATCGGCGAAGGTGATGATCTCTTCGACGAATGCACCACCGCCACCGACAACTTGCAGGACGTCAATCGTGTTGTCGCTCTGGAACACGAAACGTGTTGCGATCGTCGTGGTGACGTTGTTGCCGAACTCGATTCCGAACGTGTCGGGGCTCGTCGGAAGATCATCGATTCGCACGTCGAAGGTGCTGATGCCGAAACCGGTTGCGCCAGCCGGGCTGATGACCGTGCTGCCAGCCGATAGCGGATTGGGGTTCGCGAGCTGGATCGCAAAGTCACTTCCACCGAGGCCAGGGGTCTCGATGCCCCAGGCGCTGCCGAGGCTCCAGCCGTTAACGTCGGCCACTGCTCCGACCCCGCCGGCCGGGAAGCCGGCTTCGAAGTCCTCGACCGGGGTCGTACGCGGGACAATGCCGCGGTCGATCTGAGCCGAAACGGTGAGGTTCAAAGGCGAAACGGAAGCGACCGTCTCATCGACAGCTGCAGAGGCGATGCCGGCCGTTGCGAGCGTCGCGGCGGTGGCGATAGTCAGGGGACGAATCATGTATTCTCTCTTAAGAACGACGTCGAGCTTGGCCGTGCCCACGACGGGTCGTGCCATTCAACCAGAGTCGACCGGCAATGCCGGAGGCCTCTGAAGCATCGTGTCGGAAAGCGTCGCAACTGCTAGCAGCGTTCCCTGCAGGCGTTCGATCGCTGGATCTCTTCCCGAGACGACCAACGAAAAGTGACGAATCGGCCGGTCGAAGTCAAGCAATTTTCATTTTCGTTCGTGATCGCGACCAGACGCGCGTGCGCCTCCGCCGCCTGGATCATCTGTGCGGATCACCGAAGAATAACAAACCCGCCCATCCACGGGTCTCCGCACCCAGCGCGGTCGACGATCGCCTATGCGGACACCTTTTTCTTCTTCTTCGGCTTCGGCGTGGGGACGAGCGTTTCGAGCGTCATCTGCTTTCCGAAGCAGACCAGCGTGTCGCCTTCGAGAATCTCCCGGCTGCCACGTGGGTTCGGGATCGTCAGCCCTTGCCGCATGATCGACAGGACCAACACATCCCGATCACGCAGGCCCGTGTCAGCGAGTGTCTTGTCGATCAGCTCGCTGCCGGGTGGAACGGGCACCTCTGCAACCGTGTAGCCACTCTTGAGGGTGAGCCGCTGGCGAATGTCGACGTCGGGGAACTTCACCTGCCGCTCGACCTCGGCGATCACCTCGCCGGCGATGTCGAGGCCGGTCGCGCCTTCGATGCCTTCGAGGCCGGGGCTGGAGTTGACTTCCATCACCTCCGGGCCGCCTGCGGCTTCGAGCATGTCGACGCCAGCGACTCGAAGCCCCAGCACCTGAGCCGCGTGCACGGCGGTCCGCTTGTAATCGTCGGGCAGTTCGATCGCCTGTGTCGTGCCGCCGCGGTGGACGTTGCTGCGGAACTCGGTCCCGACGGCACTGCGGCGCATGGCCGCCACGACCTTGTCGCCGACGACGAAGGCGCGGACGTCCTTCCCCTTGCTCTCGGCAACGAACTTTTGGATCAGCACGTTCTGCCGAAGCCCGCTGAACGCCTCGACGATGGCCTCTGCGATCTTCGCCGTCTCAGCCAGGATGACGCCGACACCCTGCGTGCCTTCGAGGAGCTTGATGATGACCGGTGCCCCGCCGACGCGTTCGATGGCGCCGAGGATGTCGCCGCGTTGGTAGACGAAGCTCGTCGGCGGCAGGCCGATGTCGTGGCGGGCGAGGATTTGCAGCGACCGCAGCTTGTCACGGCTGACGCTGATGGCGGCCGACGGGTTGAGGCAGTAGACGCCCATCTGCTCGAAGTGGCGCACGACGGCCGTGCCGTAGAAGGTGACGCTTGCGCCGATGCGAGGAATGACCGCGTCGTAGCTGCTGAGCGGCTTCCCGCGGTAGCTGAGGCTCGGCCTGCGTGGCTCGACTTCGATGGCGAACCGCATGTGGTCGAGCACCTTGACGTCGTGCCCGCGCTCGACGGCCGCCTCGCGGAGGCGTCGGGTGCTGTAGGCCTTGGGG of Planctomycetota bacterium contains these proteins:
- a CDS encoding PEP-CTERM sorting domain-containing protein (PEP-CTERM proteins occur, often in large numbers, in the proteomes of bacteria that also encode an exosortase, a predicted intramembrane cysteine proteinase. The presence of a PEP-CTERM domain at a protein's C-terminus predicts cleavage within the sorting domain, followed by covalent anchoring to some some component of the (usually Gram-negative) cell surface. Many PEP-CTERM proteins exhibit an unusual sequence composition that includes large numbers of potential glycosylation sites. Expression of one such protein has been shown restore the ability of a bacterium to form floc, a type of biofilm.), whose amino-acid sequence is MIRPLTIATAATLATAGIASAAVDETVASVSPLNLTVSAQIDRGIVPRTTPVEDFEAGFPAGGVGAVADVNGWSLGSAWGIETPGLGGSDFAIQLANPNPLSAGSTVISPAGATGFGISTFDVRIDDLPTSPDTFGIEFGNNVTTTIATRFVFQSDNTIDVLQVVGGGGAFVEEIITFADGEEFQLGTEVLADGTLNVYKDGSLVFSGEEINFALSGVAQSADSVVGALFLTGTGADIVGGFDGTFDNFGNTLVPEPTSAALLALGGLTALRRRRA
- the rimK gene encoding 30S ribosomal protein S6--L-glutamate ligase; translated protein: MKLCILSRSPKAYSTRRLREAAVERGHDVKVLDHMRFAIEVEPRRPSLSYRGKPLSSYDAVIPRIGASVTFYGTAVVRHFEQMGVYCLNPSAAISVSRDKLRSLQILARHDIGLPPTSFVYQRGDILGAIERVGGAPVIIKLLEGTQGVGVILAETAKIAEAIVEAFSGLRQNVLIQKFVAESKGKDVRAFVVGDKVVAAMRRSAVGTEFRSNVHRGGTTQAIELPDDYKRTAVHAAQVLGLRVAGVDMLEAAGGPEVMEVNSSPGLEGIEGATGLDIAGEVIAEVERQVKFPDVDIRQRLTLKSGYTVAEVPVPPGSELIDKTLADTGLRDRDVLVLSIMRQGLTIPNPRGSREILEGDTLVCFGKQMTLETLVPTPKPKKKKKVSA